Part of the Anaerobacillus alkaliphilus genome, TGCGTCTACAAGCATTGCTTCGAAGCAAGCTTCCTCGTCGCAAAGCTGCATGAAGATATCCTAAGAAGCATCTCATGATGTAATTGAAGTCAGTCGCTTTGTTATCTAGTTTTCAGGGAATGACCCTGTAGGAATTATGAATTAACAATTATGAATTATGAATTGTTTAAAGCTTCTCAGAGGCTAAAAGAACAATTGAACATTCATAATTGACAATTCACAATTGAATAAAATCTAGTGGCGATAGCGAAGAGGTCACACTCGTTCCCATGCCGAACACGATCGTTAAGCTCTTCAGCGCCGATGGTAGTTGGGGGTTTCCCCCTGTGAGAGTAGGACGTTGCTAGGTAGAAAAACATATCCAGTATGGATGTGTTTTTTTTTATTTAATATATAGAACTTTCGAGGACATATATTCCGTTATTTTATCCCAAAAAGCCCTTTTTGAAAATTCGCGGCCACCAGTTCCGTTATTTAGCCAAAATAACAACTAAAACACGGTTCAGAGCATAAATAAGGGATCGTCCGCGAAACTCAAAATTTATGTTTTTTTGGCAGAATAACGGAACGGGTGTCCTCATGATCTTCATAGTGCTCGCCAGTCACCAGACTGTTCACTCAACTGTATTGACTTTCTTAACTGTATACATTAGTATTACAGTACTGGCTATAAGGGAGGAATTTATCGGTGAATAGTGAATTTACAATAGCTGTACATAGCCTTGTTTTTTTAGCGTATGTCCCTGACCGTATGGCAAGTAGCCAAGATATTGCAAATAATGTAGGGACAAACCCTGCGAGAGTTAGAAAAGTAATGAGTAGCTTACGTAATGGTGGCTTTGTTCAGACAAAAGAGGGTATTGGCGGGGGCTATATCTTAAAGGGAGAACCAAACGAAATTACGTTAGGTCAGATATACCGATCTGTTTCATGTGGAGCTATAAAACCTAATTGGTGTACTGGTGATCCAAGTAAAGGCTGTCTCATTTCATCAAATCTACAGGTCGTGATGGATGAGGTATTTGAGGAAGCGGATGATTACTATGCAAATTATCTCGATCAGATAACAATAGCCTCAGTATTAATGAAAATTAAGCAATGTCAATAAGATATTGTTTTATTTTTTGGTATAATGTAACTAATTTTTATACAGTTCAGGTAACTCTCAGTTGACATCAGTAACTGTATATATTATTATTACAGTATTATATTTATTGATTTACGTAAGCTTAAGCATCGTTAGCTATGTTTAAGTTTTTTTAGAAATAAACTGTAATAAAATTTGTAACACTTAATAGGCGGTGAATCAAATGTTTAGTACTAACCCTGAGTTAAAGGTAGGAGAATGGGTTAAAGGGAAGACTGAAAACGATGAATTAATTAAAGGATATATCGTAAGTATTGACCAATTCAACGGAATAGTGAAGATAACTGTGGTTGAATCTGATCACATAAAGCTTATAGGAAAATATGTTGTTTTACTTAAGAAAAACGTTACTCTTTTACCAGTAGTTCACATCTGGACAGAGGGCTTTGTACGTGATTTAATAGATGTTGCATTATTAACAAATGATAGTGAATGGTTTAAAGAGCTAGTTCAAAAGCTACCGTCAAGCATCAAGGATACAACAAATGATCGTACTAATTCATTCTTAACCAAAAATAGATTAAATTCTTATAAATAAAAAATGGAGCTATGAAGCTTTCTTTATAGCTCTTTCTGTATGTAATAAATATTGGAGGTACATAATATGCTCATTATTCTTTTAGGCATTGTCACGATTGTATTTCTTTTCTTCCTGTATGAAAGATATGTACCTATCATTGGAATTAGGTCTGTTGATGTTCAAACAGAGAAGTTTGATGAAAATGTCGTATTGTTAGATGTAAGAGACTATAATATTGCTTTTAAAAGTCCAGTAAAGGAAGTTTCAATCCATTTGCCATTGGCTTATTTAAAGAGGAATTTTCAGGATGTTCGCGGAAAAAATGTCGTAGTTATTGCGTCAGATCAGTTATTAGTAAATCTCAGTGCTCGTTTTTTACGACGAAGGGGAATAAGAATAATCGGTTATTATACTCAGCAATCGTCTGGGCAGGAGCTATCTACAGTACCTTGCAGTAAAAATAGTTGTATAGGTATGAACAAATAATATAAAGCTCTCTCTTTCAGTATTAATGAAGGGAGAGCTTTAATTATTTAATAATGGGTTTCAATTACTAGTCAATAAAATAAAAATAGACCTTAATTAGAGGTCTATTTTTATTTTCTATACTAACGTCTATTAACAAGAAACTCTATGTATTCGCTGTGTCACTAGAACTTTTTTACCATAAGGATACTAATAGGAGGTGTCCGAGCTGATGGATAATCACGAGAAAGTAAATCGCAAGGATAGTGATGATAAGACAAATCATATAGCAGTTCAACATGCTACGTCTGGAAGAAATAAAGCAAGTACAAATGTTGAGAACACGTTTATGCCTATAAGCATTCCCGAATTTCATGGGACAAAGATGATTGCTAGTTATATATCAATGCTTTCTATATTATTCGAAAACAAGTACTTTTTAGCAAAACACGAAGAGTTGATCTTACAAAAAATAGAAGCTTGTGAGAGCTTAATCTTAAATCAAGTTGAAGAAGAAAAAGAGTATAAGCAAAAATTGTTGACTATTTTAGAAAAGGGTCTTGAGCACTAGTAAGCATAAAATTGCTAACTTACTAGGAAAAAGGTTATACCCTAGTTATAGTAGCCGATACAAGTTTTAGAAAAGATTAATAGAATAATAACCAATACAATAAAAGGAGTGATAAATCATGGAAGAAAACAAGAACCAAAATCTGAATGAAGATTTAAGAAATTGCTGCTCATCGTCAGATGCTGGAGAGCAAGCTTCAGCATCTGGTGCTGCGGGTCCAGATGGAGCTTCTTCAGCAGCATCAAGTGCTAACAACCAATCAGCGGCTGCTGCAGGAGAAGACGGCTCTGCCTCAGCAGCTGCGGATGCAGCGTCAGGTAGACATGCTGCCGCTGCTGCCGGAAATGAAGATGCCGATGCGGCTGCTTCAGATGCTGCTGCGAATGATAAGGCTGCTGCCGCTGCTGGTGTGACATCTTCATCCTCAGCTTCAAAAAACGCAGCTAGCGCAGCTGGTTCTGACGCCGATGCTGATGCTGATGCTGACGCCGATGCTGATGCCGACGCCGATGCCGACGCTGATGCAGATTCCGATGCCGACGCCGATGCTGACGCCGATGCTGATGCAGATAGTGATGCCGACGCTGATGCCGACGCTGACGCCGACGCTGACGCCGATGCTGACGCTGACGCCGATGCCGATGCCGACGCCGATGCTGACGCCGATGCCGACGCTGACGCCGATGCCGACGCCGATGCTGATGCAGATTCCGATGCCGACGCCGATGCTGACGCTGATGCCGATGCCGATAGTGACGCCGATGCCGACGCCGATGCGGCGGCCGATGCTGATGCCGATAGTGATAGCGATGCTGACGCTGATGCGGCAGCCGATGCCGATGCTGATGCCGATAGTGACGCCGATGCAGATGCAGATTCCGACGCCGACGCTGATGCCGCAGCTGATTCAGATGCTGACGCAGCAGCCGATGCTGATGCTTCTGCCGCGGCTGGAGACGCAACAAATATCGTTATTCAAAACGTAACTTCTGGAAACAACACGGCAAACAATGATATTACAATTGAGTAAATAATCGATAGAGGAGGTTTGTTATCATGCCCAACGAAGAACAAGTAAATAACCAAGGACAAAATGAAGAGTCTTGTTGTTCAGCTGATGCTGAAAATCAATCAGCAACCGCAGGTGCCGCGGGTCCCGATGGAGCATCTAGTACCTCAGCGAGCTCAGGTACAAATGCGGCTGCGGCTTCAGGCAACGATGGTGCAAGTGCTTCTGCTGCATTTGCTTCAGCAAGTAAAAATGCGGCAGCAGCTGCAAGTGAGGAAGACGCTACAGCTGCTGCCGCAAATGCAGATGCCAATGATCGAGCAGCCGCAGCAGCTGGAAATAATGCATCTTCAGCCTCAGGTAAGAAAAGTTCCGCAGCGGCTTCAGCTAATGCTGATGCCGACGCTGATGCTGATGCTGACTCGGACTCGGACGCTGATAGTGACGCCGATGCTGATGCCTCAGCCGATGCTGACGCTTCGGCCGATGCAGATTCCGACGCAAGTGCTGATGCTGATGCCGCAGCCGATGCCGATGCGAGCGCTGATGCCGATGCTGCAGCCGACGCCGATGCCGATGCATCCGCTGACGCCTCAGCCGATGCTGATGCAAGCGCCGACGCTGATGCTGCAGCAGATGCGGATTCAAGCTCTGACGCTGACGCAAGTGCCGATGCCGATGCGGCAGCTGATGCTGCTGCCGACGCGGACGCAAGTGCTGATGCTTCAGCCGACGCTGATGCTGACGCAAGTGCCGATGCCGATGCGTCAGCTGACGCCGATGCCGACGCTGACGCAGCTGCGGATGCTGATGCAAGTGCTGACGCCGACGCCGATGCGTCAGCCGATGCCGATGCCGATGCTGACGCGAGTGCTTCAGCCGATGCCGATGCTGATTCAGCAGCAGCGGCAGGTTCCGCCACAAATATCGTCATTCAAAACGTGACTTCGGGAGACAATACAGCTAGTAATAACATTACAATTCGAAGAAGAGATTAATTAAGTGTTATTAAAAGGTGCAATCTATGCACCTTTTTTTTTGGTGAAAAATTCCTCATCGTTTAGTAAAATGTAATAGCCATAGAATAAAAGGTAACTAGTTTGATAATGTGAGGAAGGTTTTATCATGATCAGTGCAATCATTCATGGGTTTATATTAGCATTCGGACTTATTTTGCCTCTAGGAGTCCAAAATGTCTTTGTCTTCAACCAAGGTGCGACACAGCCTAGATACAGGAGAGCTTTTCCTGTTATTTTAACGGCTTCTTTATGCGATACACTATTGATAACCCTAGCCATATTAGGGGTTTCAGTGTTGGTTTTAGGTATTTATTGTTTAAAGGTAGTATTACTAACCGTAGGAATTATTTTTCTATTTTACATGGGCTATATGATCTGGAGAAGCAAAGCTGTTACCACGGCATCAGATGCTAAAGCTCTTTCACCTAAAAAACAAATAGTATTTGCTGCCTCAGTTTCATTATTAAATCCACATGCGATCATGGACACTGTCGGTGTAATTGGGACGAGCTCATTGTCGTATTCAGGTACGACTAGAATGGCCTTCGCGTTAGCATGTATCATCACTTCGTGGCTTTGGTTCTTTTCTTTAGCATTCGTTGGTAGACAAGTAGGTAGGTTAAATAACTCAGGCAAATTTATCGTTTGGTTAAACAAAACTTCAGCTCTCATCATGTGGGTGACGGCCTTTTATTTGCTTTATTTATTGCTTGTATAAAAGTTCTATGGAAATTAACTTATAACTATTTAAGTGTTAATCTTTAGGGGGGCTTTTTTTAGAATTTGCTAGGTAAAGTTCATAAAACCTTTACAAATATAGAGGGATAGGGGATTGGGTAGAGTGGATATTCATGGTATTATGTAGTTTGTAAATCACCTAGCAGTTATTAATCTGCCAACATGCATTTGCCCGAAATGAGGAAGCTCACATGGAAAGACATAACAGACTAACGAAGAGAATATCGAAAAAATCTGGGGGGTATTCAGACCTGTATAAAGCACTCATGGATCAAAACCCCTTACCGATCTTACTTATCGATCCTACAAGTGGAAGTATTTTTGATGCAAATGTAGCTGCTACACAATTTTACGAGTATTCCAAAGTGGAACTTTTATCTAAACGTGTTTATGATATTCATACACTAAGTAAACAAGAGATTGATCTTAGTATTAGAAATGTAGTAAACGAAGGAAAAAGTAGTCTCTTTTTCTCCCATATAACAAAAAGTGGACTTGTAAAAGATGTCAAAATGGAAAGTGTGATCCTGAATATTAATGGTGTAAATGTCCTGCATTCGATCATTTCAGATCTATCTGCGATTAAACTTCAAGAAACGTTTTTTCAAACACTTTTTGAGAAATCTCCATATGCAATTGCCATCTTGGACGAGAATTATCGAATTATTGATGTTAATACTAACTTTGAACAGTTGTTTCAATACGATTTACTAGAGATTAGAGGCTTCACACCAAATAAAGTGATTTATCCAGATTGGCTCAATCATAATGAGATACAAAATCACGTTAATCAAATTAGTAGTTTCGGTATTATTAAAACAAATACAGCAAGGAAGAAAAAGGATGGTAGTTTAGTAGATGTTGAGATGATCATCCTACCAACGTTTCATAGTGGTGTGCATGTAACTACTTACGTACTCTATTTTGATCGTACTGAGCAGCGCCTTGCTGATAAACATAATGAACTACTAGGTAATGTACTAAAATACCATACTGAGGGAGTAGTAATTTCAAACACAGAAGGTTATATTGAGTGGGTAAATCATGCTTTTACAAAAATTACGGGCTACAGTTCTTCAGAATTGATTGGGAAGAATCAACGAATTCTCCAGTCCGGCAAATATGACCTGCAGTTTTATAAAGATATGTGGAGTGATATTCTCTCAAATGGACACTGGTCAGGTGAAATATGGAACCGTAATAAGCAAGGGACGCTATACCCGCAGTCGTTACGAATTTTTAAAATTGAAGATGGTGTTTCAAAGAAATACGTTGGTGTCGTTCGTGATATTAGTGAGCGTAAGGAATGGGAAGAACGGGTTGACACACTCAAATACAAAGATCGTTTAACTGGTCTGTTTAATCGCTCCTATATAACCACTTGTCTGGAAAATAAAATTCAAACTGCTAATCATAAAAAAACGAAGTTAGTTGTAATATGTTGGGATCTTGATAATTTTAAAAGCATAAACGATAACCTTGGACAGGCGATTGGAGATATCGTATTGCAAACGGTTACTTCGAAGCTACAACGAATCTTCAAAGATGCGCTTATTGGTCGCTTCGGTAGCGATGAATTTGTCATCATTGTGAGTGGTGAAAATGCCGTTGAAAAAGCAACCTTGCAAATCGAGAGAATGATTGGTGAACTTAAAAAATCTATTTGGATTGAAAATCATGAACTTTTTGTCAGTGGTAGTTTTGGTGCAGCGATTTATCCTAAGCATGGTCTTGATGGAGACACGATCCTAGCGAATGCTGATATTGCAATGTTTAAAGCGAAACAATATGTAGGGAGTCACTACATATTTTATACAGACATGATGAAGGATAGTGTGAAAAGGGAGTTTAAAATCCGCAATTATTTACATTCGGCGATTGAGAATGATGAGTTTGAACTCTGGTATCAACCAATTGTTGAATTGAGTACATTGAAGATTGTGGGGGCAGAGGCCTTAATTCGTTGGCATCAACCGAAACTAGGATTTTTGCCACCGGATCAGTTCATTTCGATTGCTGAAAAATCAGGGCATATCCATCAGCTAGGAAAATGGGTGTTAAAACAAGCTTGTATCCAGACGAAAAAGCTACATCAGCAAGGTTTTTCTAAGCAGTACGTAGCGGTGAACGTTTCGGTAAAACAATTAGAGAATGAGTATTTTGCTGAAAGTGTTTGTGGAATTCTCAATGAAACTGAATGTAAGGGCGAATTGTTAATGATTGAAGTTACAGAAGAAACTTCGATTAGTGACTCTCAAAAAGTTCAAATGAACTTAGGGAAGCTAGCGAAATTAGGGATCAAATGCTCCATCGACGATTTCGGTACTGGTTTTTCATCACTAGCCAAGCTACATGAATTGCAAATGAATCAATTGAAAATTGATAAATCGTTTATTTGGGATATTGAAAAATCAGAGAAGATTGTCTTGGCAATTCTATCGATGGGGAAAAATCTACAGTTACGGGTAGTTTCTGAGGGAATTGAAACCAAAGAGCAGCTAGAGTTTCTTGCTAGGGCAGGTAGCGACTTTGGCCAAGGCTACTACTTTACAAAACCATTGCCGTTTGAAGCTTATCAAGTTTTTTTAAGTGAGTGGCAGTCTAATAAGGAGCGTATAAACTAGCAGTGGTTTAGACGCTTTTTTCTATTTTTGATGTTTGAGGACAATAGGTACGTTATTTTGCAAAAGTCTTTTTAAAAGTCTGTTTTCGCAAAGTTTGTTGCTTTCGTAAAAATCCCAAAAGCCGGATTTTTACACAAATTACTAACAATTCACCACTAATTTAGTAAGTAATGCTCTTTTCTTACATAATTTATTGGCTGATATCTTCATCTAGGGTATTTTCCGATAATTTTAGGATAGAAAAGCCACAATGTTTACGAAAAGAGCCTTTTAAAATTACTGTTCACGAAATATATTTCTTCTCAAGGAAGAAGGAATAATTAGTCAGAATCACGAATTCTAACTCTCACCAGAGGATAAAGGAGACATTTACATGACGAGGCTAGAAACGAAACGATTGCTATTAAGACCGTTACAAAGAGAGGATGCTGAAATCGTCGAGGAATATGCTTCCGATTATGAGATTGCAAAAACGACGTTAAATATTCCTCACCCTTACCCGAAAGGTTCAGCTCTTGATTATATTGATAGTGTACTGGCAGCTGCAAAAAATGGCAGACAACATGTTTTTGCGATTACTGAGAAAAACTCGGGTAGTTTGCTTGGGACAATTGCTTTAGGTATTGCTGAGGAACACAGTCGTGGCGAACTAGCGTATTGGGTTGGCAAACCTCATTGGGGCAAAGGTTATGGTACAGAAGCGGCGCGAAGACTAATGCAATACGGATTTGAAACATTACAGCTACGCAAGATTTTTGCTGCATCATTTACCGATAATCCCGGTTCGTGGAGAATCATGGAGAAAATCGGTTTGAAATACGAAGGTACTTTAAAGCAACACGTTAGTCGATTAGGAAATCATCATGATTTGGCTTATTATGGACTTTTGAAGGAAGATTATAAAGGCTAATGTGCGTTGAGCAGTTAGAAGGATATTATGAAAGTATGGACTTTAAAAAGTTTACAATTGGGATGACTCGAAAAATAAATCGAATACCATAAGCTGACCTCGTTGTATTGAGGCAGCTTTTTTTATGTTAAAAAATTTATGAATAAAAAATCTGTTAGAAAAGAGAATATACAGGTAAATATAAATAAAATTAGGAGTGTGTAGGATGAAGAAACTAATGCTAGGATTAATTCTATTGCTGGTTACTTTTTTAATAGCTGGCTGTACCGGAGACGACGGTTTGCAGCTAACCAGAGTGGATGTACAAACAGTGAATACTGAAGGGTTCGAGGGAGAGGTTGTAATGATTACCGATCAAGCCCTTTTAAAAGAAATGAAAGACGTCTTTAAACACGTGAAGTGGGAGCCGAATAGTGAAGTCTCGATGCCAACGAGAGAGAACTACAAGGTTACTTTATACTTCCAAGAAAAAGACGACATGCCTGAACGACAGTATGAATACAGAGTTTGGTTCAATGCGGATGATACGGTTACGATTATTAGTAGTAACCTACGTGAAGGTTATGGATTATTAGATACGAAAAACACAGAATTGTTAAAACAGAAACTAACGAGTGAAAAATAGTCGTTTGGCCTTAGATACTCTCTAGGTAAAGATGACTTATTTTAACTTTGTATTTCCGCGAACTAGGGCTACCTTACATTAGGTAGTCTTTTTCTTTATTACTGTATCATAGCCTCTATGATGTAAAAGTCCTTGGCGAAAAAAACTATTTCGTCCTCCTAAAGAAATGGTGAATTACTGAAGTTTAGGAGTTTGTCACTGTTTGAATAGTGAAAATATTTAGAACTTTAAACACATCCAATTATTTACAATCTTTTAGTATGATTTGCTTGTCAAGTTATTAAATCATTTGGAGGGATTGCTATTGAAAAAGAATTTAGTATTGAAAACTACACTTGCAAGTGCGCTTTTGTTTTCTAGCTTATCGGGAGCTGTATTTGCTCACGATGCTTTAGAGGAAGGTGTGTCGAAGGAAATTCAGTTTGTATTTGACGCTTCTGAAGTCCAAGTTCTACCTTACAGTGTGAGTGGTTCAAGGAATTTAAAATTTTTACACCAAGCGGCTAGTGTTCAACTAAATGTTGTAAATGGTGTACAGAACAATACCGCAGATGTATATGCTCATAAGGGGTATGCGTACATAGGCACTCATACTGCGAATGGAGCAAATGGTGGTGTGCGAGTATTTGATCTGAAAGATCCTTCAAATCCGGTTGAAGTGTCGGTATTTGCGAATGAAATTCCTAACACATGGCAGGAAAAAGTCATTGTTAAATCGGTGAACACGCCTCATTTTAAAGGGGATCTAGCGGTTGTCAGTCTTCAACAAACATCAAGAAACAATACAAACAGACCAAATAGTATTGGTGGTGTGCTTCTTTACGATGTGTCTAATC contains:
- a CDS encoding RrF2 family transcriptional regulator — protein: MNSEFTIAVHSLVFLAYVPDRMASSQDIANNVGTNPARVRKVMSSLRNGGFVQTKEGIGGGYILKGEPNEITLGQIYRSVSCGAIKPNWCTGDPSKGCLISSNLQVVMDEVFEEADDYYANYLDQITIASVLMKIKQCQ
- a CDS encoding sulfurtransferase, producing the protein MLIILLGIVTIVFLFFLYERYVPIIGIRSVDVQTEKFDENVVLLDVRDYNIAFKSPVKEVSIHLPLAYLKRNFQDVRGKNVVVIASDQLLVNLSARFLRRRGIRIIGYYTQQSSGQELSTVPCSKNSCIGMNK
- a CDS encoding LysE/ArgO family amino acid transporter; translated protein: MISAIIHGFILAFGLILPLGVQNVFVFNQGATQPRYRRAFPVILTASLCDTLLITLAILGVSVLVLGIYCLKVVLLTVGIIFLFYMGYMIWRSKAVTTASDAKALSPKKQIVFAASVSLLNPHAIMDTVGVIGTSSLSYSGTTRMAFALACIITSWLWFFSLAFVGRQVGRLNNSGKFIVWLNKTSALIMWVTAFYLLYLLLV
- a CDS encoding bifunctional diguanylate cyclase/phosphodiesterase, which gives rise to MERHNRLTKRISKKSGGYSDLYKALMDQNPLPILLIDPTSGSIFDANVAATQFYEYSKVELLSKRVYDIHTLSKQEIDLSIRNVVNEGKSSLFFSHITKSGLVKDVKMESVILNINGVNVLHSIISDLSAIKLQETFFQTLFEKSPYAIAILDENYRIIDVNTNFEQLFQYDLLEIRGFTPNKVIYPDWLNHNEIQNHVNQISSFGIIKTNTARKKKDGSLVDVEMIILPTFHSGVHVTTYVLYFDRTEQRLADKHNELLGNVLKYHTEGVVISNTEGYIEWVNHAFTKITGYSSSELIGKNQRILQSGKYDLQFYKDMWSDILSNGHWSGEIWNRNKQGTLYPQSLRIFKIEDGVSKKYVGVVRDISERKEWEERVDTLKYKDRLTGLFNRSYITTCLENKIQTANHKKTKLVVICWDLDNFKSINDNLGQAIGDIVLQTVTSKLQRIFKDALIGRFGSDEFVIIVSGENAVEKATLQIERMIGELKKSIWIENHELFVSGSFGAAIYPKHGLDGDTILANADIAMFKAKQYVGSHYIFYTDMMKDSVKREFKIRNYLHSAIENDEFELWYQPIVELSTLKIVGAEALIRWHQPKLGFLPPDQFISIAEKSGHIHQLGKWVLKQACIQTKKLHQQGFSKQYVAVNVSVKQLENEYFAESVCGILNETECKGELLMIEVTEETSISDSQKVQMNLGKLAKLGIKCSIDDFGTGFSSLAKLHELQMNQLKIDKSFIWDIEKSEKIVLAILSMGKNLQLRVVSEGIETKEQLEFLARAGSDFGQGYYFTKPLPFEAYQVFLSEWQSNKERIN
- a CDS encoding GNAT family N-acetyltransferase, coding for MTRLETKRLLLRPLQREDAEIVEEYASDYEIAKTTLNIPHPYPKGSALDYIDSVLAAAKNGRQHVFAITEKNSGSLLGTIALGIAEEHSRGELAYWVGKPHWGKGYGTEAARRLMQYGFETLQLRKIFAASFTDNPGSWRIMEKIGLKYEGTLKQHVSRLGNHHDLAYYGLLKEDYKG